The following are from one region of the Natronosporangium hydrolyticum genome:
- a CDS encoding type I polyketide synthase, translated as MTDEHSVEPIAIVGLAVRAPGAADAQEFWRNLIDGRESVRELSREEQLAAGATEADLSNPSWVSAAPVLDQLEHFDAELFGMTAREAQLADPQHRLFLESAHTALEDAGYDPARYPGSIGVYAGSGHVRYEWLNLRTNRSLWAGDAGQLSVTTVNSPDYVATQVSYRMNLRGPSLTIHTACSTSLVALHLACEALRNGECELALAGGVSVELPHRVGYLGMEGYVSPDGHCRPFDADAAGTVWGSGAGVVVVKRLADAIADGDRIRAVVRGNAVNNDGTSKVGFSAPSVSGQAAVIAQAVEVADIDPRSITYVEAHGTGTALGDPIEVAALTSVYGPRSSDRQWCAIGSVKSNIGHLSQAAGIVGVVKAVLSLEHGMIPPSLHYERPNPEIDFEQSPFYVASVPAKFEPAGGPRRAAVSSFGVGGTNAHVVLEEAPVPEPGRVAPARSAEVLQLSARTPSALQTAARQLADHLAQRPELPLADVAHTLRVGRTARAHRAAVVATDAGDAVTGLRSGKRLVTGVAGEPPRVAFLFSGQGSQYAGMGAELYGAEPAFAAAVDECLAVLGPDFRELLFDPAAAERLQETRHTQPALFVLEYALAMLWRSWGVEPAAMLGHSVGEYVAATLAGVFRLADALRLVSRRGELMQSVPAGAMLAVPLAESDVSGRLPAELVVATVNGPGTCVVAGPTEAVAQFAEALQADGVGARRLRTSHAFHSPMMAPILADFEAAVAAVPRSAPQARFWSNVTGAPITDEQATDPGYWAAHLRQPVRFGDAVASILAQAGGGPWHFVECGPGRQLAGLVRLQLAKGQPAPLPSLPSQPGSELATLYAAAGRLWTAGSPVTLDASAAGRRRVALPTYPFERQRHWSDPDPVTGDGAGGAGAQSAGRRGADEEVSAAAGPLPVPDRFAVPTWRQLPGAPADQQLGACAVVVAGARGRALAAALRFGGAAVTEFPPGQEPAAVAAASHVIHATALDGAPVTDVSGGWAAQQEGFFSALALVQAVAARPEAAGPIRLDLITSETEDPVPGGLRRPEHATLAGVARVAPLEVAELAVRRIDTGPETAADEIVGELRRAAPDPGEPAAEVALRAGRRWALRYEQVSLPGGEPRLREGGGYLITGGLGGIGITIAEDLARRTRGELLLVARTGLPPRDQWQEYLAEHGLGDRTGRAIAAIRRMERAGATVHVRAVDITDPEQLRELRRSGPLQSLHGIVHAAGLPGGGLAEVRQRADAEAVLGPKLAGTLALRAAYGDLALDFVVLCSSVTAVTGGLGQLDYCAANAFLDAYARSEHGWSTRVVSVNWGGWSEVGMAAEVAAPEGLRASDAAVTPLSHPVLTARTSRSVSGRISADSHWLVDQHRIAEVPVVPGTGHVECAREALTQLLPAPQPGQVISLQDVVFTEPLSVPADLAARYQVDVSPDGEFRISSGLAGRQRTHAQGRGQWVTPPPAAGVDLAAVTARCTRAGAPAAGERGSIVSFGPRWDCLREVYRGDREELARLELPAAATGDLARWGLHPALLDVATSFGFRAAEGTYLPMGYGRVLVRAPLPAVCFSHLRYHPDGGEVMSAEVTLVDSDGQVLVEITDFMLRRIDPAAVSAGLTAPASVALDAAASGDAISPEEGAEALRRLLAADLGPQVVVAASPLAVLREKTRRLDTETAAAAAGATGDDPAAGSVSTDEAGYDDGYVAPRTELEAQLAEVWSSVLGVSRVGAEDDFFTLGGNSLVAVQLIAQVRSAVRVKLPMRSLFAHPTVAGMAEQVESLRKPEAAGGESQITRIQRG; from the coding sequence ATGACCGACGAGCACAGCGTGGAACCGATCGCGATCGTAGGGCTCGCGGTCCGGGCCCCGGGGGCGGCCGACGCGCAGGAGTTCTGGCGGAACCTGATCGACGGCCGGGAGTCGGTGCGGGAACTGTCCCGGGAGGAGCAGCTCGCGGCCGGGGCTACCGAAGCGGATCTGAGCAATCCGAGCTGGGTGTCGGCCGCGCCGGTGCTCGATCAACTGGAGCACTTCGACGCCGAGCTGTTCGGGATGACCGCCCGGGAGGCGCAGCTGGCCGACCCGCAGCATCGGTTGTTCCTGGAGAGCGCCCACACCGCGCTGGAGGACGCCGGGTACGACCCGGCCCGGTACCCGGGTTCGATCGGCGTGTACGCCGGCAGCGGCCATGTCCGTTACGAGTGGCTGAATCTGCGTACCAACCGTTCGCTGTGGGCCGGTGACGCCGGCCAGCTCTCGGTGACCACAGTGAACTCGCCGGACTATGTGGCGACGCAGGTTTCCTACCGGATGAACCTGCGAGGGCCGAGCTTGACCATCCACACCGCCTGCTCGACCTCGCTGGTGGCGCTGCACCTGGCGTGTGAGGCGCTCCGCAACGGAGAGTGTGAGCTGGCGCTGGCCGGTGGGGTGTCGGTGGAGCTGCCGCACCGGGTCGGCTACCTGGGGATGGAAGGCTACGTCTCACCGGACGGGCACTGCCGGCCGTTCGACGCCGACGCCGCCGGCACGGTCTGGGGTTCCGGGGCCGGGGTGGTGGTGGTGAAGCGGCTCGCGGACGCGATCGCCGACGGTGACCGGATCCGGGCGGTAGTGCGCGGCAACGCGGTCAACAACGACGGCACCAGTAAGGTCGGCTTCTCCGCGCCGAGCGTCTCCGGCCAGGCGGCGGTGATCGCCCAAGCGGTCGAGGTGGCCGACATCGACCCCCGCAGCATCACCTATGTCGAGGCCCACGGCACCGGCACCGCGCTCGGCGACCCGATCGAGGTCGCCGCGCTCACCTCGGTCTATGGTCCCCGCTCCAGCGACCGGCAGTGGTGCGCGATCGGTTCGGTGAAGTCCAACATCGGGCATCTGAGCCAGGCCGCCGGCATCGTCGGGGTGGTCAAGGCGGTGCTGTCGCTGGAACACGGGATGATCCCGCCGTCGCTGCACTACGAGCGGCCGAATCCGGAGATCGACTTCGAGCAGAGCCCGTTCTATGTGGCGAGTGTGCCGGCGAAGTTCGAGCCGGCTGGCGGGCCGCGTCGCGCCGCGGTGAGTTCGTTCGGCGTGGGCGGCACCAATGCCCATGTGGTGTTGGAAGAGGCGCCCGTGCCGGAGCCGGGCCGGGTGGCCCCGGCCCGCAGCGCCGAGGTGCTGCAGCTCTCCGCCCGGACGCCCAGCGCGCTGCAGACCGCCGCCCGGCAGCTCGCTGACCATCTCGCGCAGCGGCCGGAGCTGCCGCTCGCCGACGTGGCGCACACGTTGCGGGTGGGGCGCACCGCTCGGGCGCACCGGGCGGCGGTGGTCGCCACCGATGCCGGAGACGCCGTCACCGGCCTGCGTTCCGGCAAGCGCCTGGTCACCGGTGTGGCCGGGGAGCCGCCGCGGGTGGCTTTCCTCTTCTCCGGCCAGGGTTCGCAGTACGCCGGGATGGGGGCGGAGCTGTACGGTGCCGAGCCGGCGTTCGCGGCAGCGGTCGACGAGTGCCTGGCCGTGCTGGGCCCGGACTTTCGGGAGTTGCTCTTCGACCCGGCCGCCGCGGAACGGCTGCAGGAGACCCGGCACACCCAGCCCGCCCTCTTCGTACTCGAGTACGCGCTGGCGATGTTGTGGCGGAGCTGGGGAGTCGAGCCGGCGGCGATGCTCGGACACTCGGTCGGCGAGTACGTAGCAGCCACCCTCGCCGGGGTCTTCCGGCTGGCGGACGCGCTGCGACTGGTGTCCCGGCGCGGGGAGCTGATGCAGTCGGTCCCCGCCGGGGCGATGCTGGCGGTGCCACTGGCAGAGTCTGATGTGTCTGGTCGGCTGCCGGCGGAGCTGGTGGTGGCGACGGTCAACGGCCCGGGTACGTGTGTGGTGGCTGGGCCGACCGAGGCGGTGGCGCAGTTCGCCGAGGCGCTGCAGGCCGACGGGGTGGGTGCCCGCCGGCTCCGTACGTCACACGCCTTCCACTCGCCGATGATGGCGCCGATCCTGGCCGACTTCGAGGCTGCGGTGGCCGCCGTACCGAGATCGGCCCCCCAGGCAAGGTTCTGGTCCAATGTCACTGGTGCGCCGATCACTGACGAGCAGGCGACCGACCCCGGGTACTGGGCGGCGCACCTGCGGCAGCCGGTGCGGTTCGGCGACGCGGTGGCGTCGATCCTGGCGCAGGCCGGCGGCGGGCCGTGGCACTTTGTCGAGTGCGGGCCGGGCCGCCAGCTCGCCGGCCTGGTCCGGCTACAGCTCGCCAAGGGCCAGCCAGCACCGTTGCCGAGCCTGCCCTCGCAGCCGGGCAGCGAACTAGCCACGCTCTACGCGGCCGCCGGCCGGCTGTGGACCGCGGGTTCGCCGGTGACGCTGGACGCCAGCGCAGCCGGCCGGCGCCGGGTGGCGCTACCGACCTACCCGTTCGAGCGCCAGCGGCACTGGTCGGACCCGGACCCGGTGACCGGGGACGGCGCGGGCGGGGCCGGTGCGCAGAGCGCTGGTCGGCGCGGCGCCGACGAGGAGGTATCGGCAGCCGCCGGACCGCTGCCGGTGCCGGACCGGTTCGCGGTGCCGACCTGGCGGCAGCTGCCCGGCGCGCCGGCCGACCAGCAGCTCGGGGCCTGTGCAGTGGTGGTCGCCGGGGCGCGGGGGCGGGCGTTGGCCGCGGCGCTGCGATTCGGTGGCGCAGCGGTCACCGAGTTCCCGCCGGGTCAGGAGCCGGCCGCGGTGGCCGCGGCGTCGCACGTGATCCACGCGACCGCTCTCGACGGCGCCCCGGTCACCGACGTCTCCGGTGGCTGGGCCGCCCAGCAGGAGGGTTTCTTCAGCGCGCTGGCGCTGGTGCAGGCGGTCGCGGCCCGGCCCGAGGCCGCCGGCCCGATCCGGCTCGACCTGATCACGAGCGAGACCGAGGACCCGGTCCCGGGCGGGCTGCGCCGGCCCGAGCACGCCACGTTGGCCGGCGTGGCCCGGGTCGCGCCGCTGGAGGTCGCCGAGCTGGCGGTGCGGCGGATCGACACCGGCCCGGAGACGGCGGCCGATGAGATAGTCGGCGAGCTGCGCCGCGCCGCGCCGGACCCGGGCGAGCCCGCCGCCGAGGTGGCGCTGCGCGCCGGTCGCCGTTGGGCGCTGCGCTACGAGCAGGTCAGTCTCCCCGGCGGCGAGCCGCGGCTACGCGAGGGGGGCGGCTACCTGATCACCGGCGGGCTCGGGGGCATCGGGATCACCATCGCCGAGGACCTGGCCCGGCGTACCCGTGGCGAGCTGCTGCTGGTCGCGCGGACCGGGCTGCCGCCGCGGGACCAGTGGCAGGAGTACCTAGCCGAGCACGGCCTCGGCGACCGGACCGGCCGGGCGATCGCCGCGATCCGCCGGATGGAGCGCGCCGGCGCCACCGTGCACGTGCGCGCCGTGGACATCACCGACCCGGAGCAGCTCCGCGAACTCCGGCGGTCGGGACCCCTGCAGAGTCTGCACGGGATCGTCCACGCCGCCGGACTGCCCGGCGGCGGCCTCGCCGAGGTCCGCCAGCGCGCCGACGCCGAGGCGGTGCTCGGGCCCAAGCTCGCCGGCACGCTCGCGCTGCGCGCCGCCTACGGCGACCTGGCGCTGGACTTCGTGGTGCTCTGCTCTTCGGTGACGGCGGTAACCGGTGGGTTGGGGCAGCTCGACTACTGCGCGGCGAACGCCTTCCTGGACGCCTATGCCCGCAGCGAGCACGGCTGGTCGACCCGGGTGGTCTCGGTCAACTGGGGTGGTTGGTCGGAGGTCGGGATGGCCGCGGAGGTGGCCGCACCGGAAGGGCTGCGGGCCAGCGACGCCGCGGTCACCCCGTTGTCCCACCCGGTGCTGACCGCCCGTACCTCCCGCAGCGTCTCGGGCCGGATCAGCGCCGACAGCCACTGGCTGGTCGACCAGCACCGGATCGCGGAGGTGCCGGTGGTGCCCGGCACCGGTCATGTGGAGTGTGCCCGGGAGGCGCTGACCCAGCTGCTGCCGGCGCCGCAGCCGGGGCAGGTGATCTCGTTGCAGGACGTGGTCTTCACCGAACCGCTGTCGGTCCCCGCTGACCTGGCCGCGCGCTACCAGGTCGATGTCTCCCCGGATGGTGAGTTCCGGATCAGCAGCGGGTTGGCTGGCCGGCAACGAACCCACGCGCAGGGGCGTGGCCAGTGGGTCACCCCGCCACCGGCGGCCGGCGTCGACCTCGCCGCGGTCACTGCCCGGTGCACCAGGGCCGGCGCACCGGCGGCCGGCGAGCGCGGCAGCATCGTCTCATTCGGACCTCGGTGGGACTGCCTGCGCGAGGTGTACCGCGGCGACCGGGAAGAGTTGGCCCGGTTGGAGCTGCCGGCGGCAGCCACCGGTGACCTGGCCCGGTGGGGCCTGCACCCGGCGCTGCTCGACGTCGCCACCTCGTTCGGTTTCCGGGCAGCCGAGGGCACCTACCTCCCGATGGGGTACGGCCGGGTGCTGGTGCGGGCGCCGTTGCCGGCGGTCTGCTTCAGCCATCTCCGCTACCACCCCGACGGTGGCGAGGTGATGAGCGCGGAGGTCACGCTCGTCGACTCGGACGGGCAGGTGCTGGTCGAGATCACCGACTTCATGCTGCGCCGCATCGATCCGGCCGCGGTCAGCGCCGGGCTCACCGCGCCCGCCAGCGTGGCCCTCGACGCCGCCGCCAGCGGTGACGCGATCAGCCCCGAGGAGGGCGCCGAGGCGCTGCGGCGACTGCTGGCCGCCGATCTCGGCCCGCAGGTGGTGGTGGCCGCCAGCCCGTTGGCGGTGTTGCGGGAGAAGACCCGCCGGCTGGACACCGAGACCGCCGCCGCGGCGGCCGGCGCCACCGGCGACGATCCGGCGGCCGGGTCGGTGTCGACGGACGAAGCCGGCTACGACGACGGATATGTGGCGCCTCGGACGGAGCTGGAGGCGCAGCTGGCCGAGGTGTGGAGCTCGGTGCTCGGGGTGTCGCGGGTCGGCGCCGAGGACGACTTCTTCACGCTCGGCGGCAACTCGCTGGTGGCGGTGCAGCTGATCGCCCAGGTGCGCAGCGCGGTGCGGGTGAAGCTGCCGATGCGCAGCCTGTTCGCCCACCCGACGGTGGCGGGGATGGCCGAGCAGGTGGAGTCGTTGCGGAAGCCCGAGGCTGCCGGCGGCGAATCGCAGATCACCCGAATCCAACGCGGCTGA